In Candidatus Eisenbacteria bacterium, the genomic window ATCGTCGCGACGCACCACCAGCCACGCGCCATCCGCCGCGAGCAACACGCCCTCGACGATGCGTCCCTCGCGGGCGCTGACCGTGACGCGGCGACCGCGGGCGTGTTCGAGCAGCGCGTCGCCGCTGCCGAGATCGTAGCGGTAGGCGAGGCGCGCGAGCTTTGCGCGCCCTCCCAGCCCGAGTCGCACCGAGGCGAAGTCGAGGCGCTCGGGGATGTCCGGCACCGCGAGCGTGTCTCGGGCCGCGCGCACGTCGAAGGTGCGGCGCTCGCGAATCAGCGCGAGGTCACTGGTGTAGACGGTGACGGCGGGGCCGGCCGCGAGCGCGTCGGCCGCGGCGAGTCCGGCGATCAACAGCGTGGTCATCATCGAGCGAAGCATGAGGCTCCCCCTTCGAGGCAGGCGGCGCGACGGATCGTGGCAGGGCGTGGCGATTCCCGGATCGGGATCGGATGGGTTACTCCGCGGGCGCGGGCATATTCCCACGGCGCCTGCGTCGGCTCAACGCGCGAGGCGTCATCACGCGATCGGCAGGCGCTCCAGCAGGTCGCGGTACGGAACGCACTCGAAGCGCCGTGCGATCTCGGCGAGGCTGCGGCTCAACAGGTCCAGCTTGTAGTCGAGCCGCTTGTCGAGGCCGGGGTGGCGTCCGAGGCGGGCGTCGACCGAGTCCTCGACCAGCCCCAGCGCGTCGACGCCGTGCAGCGGGTAGAAGAACGGCTCGCCGCGCCTCACGAACCCATCGAGGTGCGACACGAACGCCGCGTCACCGATCAGGTAGCGCGTGGTGTGGTAGATCGGAAACCGCAGTCGAGGCGAGGTCGAGATCGGGAACTGCACCAGTCGCTGCCCGTTGATTTCCCACTGGAACGGCAGGCGCTCGAGCGTCCACGGCCACGGCCGCATGCGGAACGTCTTGCGCGGATCGCTCGACTTGGCGAGCAGCAGCAGCCGCACCGGCACTTGCAGCAGCGACGGGAATCCCGAGGCGTCGTAGCGATAG contains:
- a CDS encoding polysaccharide deacetylase family protein; amino-acid sequence: MKRPLATVSIDVDPVDLHLQGYGFMDLPPDALVYDRALPRLAELFTRHGIRATFFVVGRDAAANAARLRELEDAGHEIASHSMTHPMPFVRVAMSKLKGELKSSRAALEAVCRDPIIGFRAPNWDVSPRAHAPLVEAGYRYDASGFPSLLQVPVRLLLLAKSSDPRKTFRMRPWPWTLERLPFQWEINGQRLVQFPISTSPRLRFPIYHTTRYLIGDAAFVSHLDGFVRRGEPFFYPLHGVDALGLVEDSVDARLGRHPGLDKRLDYKLDLLSRSLAEIARRFECVPYRDLLERLPIA